One Diadema setosum chromosome 8, eeDiaSeto1, whole genome shotgun sequence genomic window carries:
- the LOC140231533 gene encoding putative histone H1.6, translating into MADTAAAAAPPAAPAKKAKKAPKPKAAATHPKYNEMITRAIGALGDRKGSSRQAILKYICANFKVGDKAKANVHVKLALKRMVSSGELKHVKGSGASGSFRLAEKAKATSSKKPAKKATTPKKKPAAKKTKKAAAKKPAKKQVKKAAAKKADKKAKPGKKAKASPKKATKAPKKKPAKKPAKGKKAKK; encoded by the coding sequence ATGGCTGATACTGCTGCTGCCGCTGCTCCACCAGCTGCCCCTGCAAAGAAGGCAAAGAAGGCACCAAAGCCAAAAGCTGCTGCCACCCATCCCAAGTACAACGAGATGATCACCAGGGCTATCGGCGCTCTTGGAGACCGGAAGGGGTCATCGCGACAGGCGATCCTGAAGTACATCTGCGCCAATTTCAAAGTCGGCGATAAGGCGAAGGCCAACGTCCACGTGAAACTCGCCCTAAAGAGGATGGTGTCGTCTGGAGAGCTGAAACACGTGAAGGGCAGCGGTGCGTCAGGCAGCTTCCGCCTGGCAGAAAAGGCAAAGGCGACGTCGAGCAAAAAGCCCGCCAAGAAGGCAACTACGCCGAAAAAGAAACCAGCCGCAAAGAAGACCAAAAAGGCTGCAGCAAAGAAGCCAGCCAAGAAGCAAGTGAAAAAGGCAGCGGCAAAGAAAGCTGATAAGAAAGCCAAGCCAGGCAAGAAGGCGAAAGCATCTCCAAAGAAAGCAACAAAGGCACCCAAAAAGAAGCCAGCGAAGAAACCCGCCAAGGGGAAGAAAGCGAAAAAGTAA